The Ascaphus truei isolate aAscTru1 chromosome 3, aAscTru1.hap1, whole genome shotgun sequence genome includes a region encoding these proteins:
- the LOC142490468 gene encoding folate receptor alpha-like, with the protein MLRWFVSVACAVSAASVNYMDVCMDGKHHKTEPGPEGALHGQCTPWKDKSCCTVNTSMEAHADQSYLYNFNWDHCGIMTPECKKHFIQDTCFFECSPNLGPWVKEVKTLESWRSERIVDAPLCKEDCETWWGDCKLDYTCMENWHKGWNWTTGTNHCPAGSKCRKFSDVFPGAKDFCERVWSNSYRHTTHVRGSGQCLQLWFNASGGQGNPNVRVAQHYADLLNSADTARLWRLLLLAPLYVLREL; encoded by the exons ATGCTGCGCTGGTTCGTGTCGGTGGCCTGCGCGGTGTCTGCAGCCTCGGTGAACTACATGGATGTCTGCATGGACGGAAAGCACCACAAGACTGAGCCGGGGCCCGAAGGCGCGTTACATGGGCAG TGCACCCCGTGGAAGGATAAATCCTGCTGTACGGTTAACACCAGTATGGAGGCCCATGCTGACCAGTCCTATTTGTACAACTTCAACTGGGACCACTGTGGCATTATGACCCCCGAGTGCAAGAAGCATTTCATCCAGGATACCTGCTTCTTCGAGTGTTCTCCCAACTTGGGGCCCTGGGTCAAGGAGGTCAAG ACGTTAGAGTCCTGGAGATCGGAGCGTATCGTGGACGCCCCCCTGTGTAAGGAGGACTGCGAGACCTGGTGGGGGGACTGCAAGCTGGATTACACCTGCATGGAGAACTGGCACAAAGGCTGGAACTGGACCACAG GAACAAACCACTGCCCGGCAGGGAGCAAGTGCAGAAAGTTCTCCGACGTGTTTCCGGGCGCCAAGGATTTCTGCGAGAGGGTGTGGAGCAATTCCTACAGACACACCACGCACGTCCGCGGCAGCGGGCAGTGCCTGCAGCTGTGGTTCAATGCCAGCGGCGGGCAGGGGAACCCCAATGTCCGCGTCGCTCAGCACTACGCCGACCTCCTGAACTCCGCAGACACTGCCCGTCTGTGGCGGCTGCTCCTCCTGGCGCCTCTGTACGTGCTGCGGGAGTTATAA